The Lentimicrobium sp. L6 genomic sequence AAGATCTAGAACTAAGTTTTGTTTTCCAACAGGATATTTCATTCCAAACCCTAAAATTCCACCTAATTCAAAATCTTCTGTTTGGTCTTTCATATCGATGGTCTGATCGCTAATCTCCACTTCCGACTGCAATAAAAAAGCTGCATAAGGCCCCAAGTTCACATTAAACTTTAAGGCTGTTTTATCACTTTTACCTAAGGAATATTTAAATAATACAGGAACCGAAAGGTAATCATACTTTAACGTGGCATCATCAGTTTTTCCACCCTTTTGATCATAATTCAATTCTGCTTGAAAGGAAACCTTATCATTTAAAGTATAATTTCCAAAGACTCCCACAGTTAAACCTGTTCTGATATTATTATTATTAGCATAATCTGCAATCTCTGATTGAACTGCAAAATTAGCTCCAGCTTTTACACCGTAATGTGCTTTTTGTGCAAATGCTCCTAAGGATACGATTAGTGATAATGTAATCACTAGCGCTTGTTTTTTTAAATTATTCATCTTTTTATTTTTTGTACTATAATTGTTTCTAATATAATCTTTTTGACCTATTATGTTTTATAGTCATATTAAGATCCAAAAAAAAGCCAATATAAACTATTTGACTATTTTTGTGTTTCGGTGCAAATTTATAACAAATATTTGAATTGGAAAGCAATTTTTAAAAAAAATAATTCATTAGATTTTCCATGCCCCACATGGTGGATTTAATAATCTCCTATATTTGCAGCCATAGCAAGGGTTTTTCGTTAAGAAGAAAATCTAGAACATCCTCACTAACTAAAACAAACTCCATGGTAATTCTTAAAAAAGCTATCCCTATCTTAGCATTGATCTTTATCATGACAGGTAATTTGGGCTTTTCTCAGACTAAAGTTGATTCCATAATATCCGAAATTGACACCACTAAGAACCTATATAGAAAAACAACCAAACAACTACATATAGCAGAGTCCTATATGAGAGACAGGCCACATGATGCCATTGAGTACGCAGAGTCTGCTTTGAATAATTCGCTTTTACTAAAAGATACCATGCTTATCCTTAATGCCTATAAATCACTTATCATATCTTTCTCAGGCACCAACGGTTGTGACCAAGTAAAAGACTATTATCCTTTCGGATTTACTTATGCCAGAACAGCAAAAGACAGTGCAAGTTATTATGCCGACATGGGTGTTGTATTTACCATTTGCGGAAACCTCAGGGAAGCTGAAGTAAATTATCATAAAGCCATGTTGCTTTACAAACAGATGGATGACAAAATAAATGTAGCTGTATTGATGACCAACATGGGAGTGACGTATGCAAGAAATGGGCAATACTACCAAGCTTCTTCTAATTATCTTAAAGCACTTCAAATAAGCGAAGAAATGAAAGATGAGGAAAGTATAGCCACGACCTATCAAAATATGGGTGAGGTAATGGCCTTACAAAAGCAATATGATAAAGCAGTTGGCTATTATAACTCTGCATTAAATATATACCAGAAACATAAAAACCAAGCTGATATGGCAGCGGTGTATCTAAATTTAGGGCAGATTTATATTGAACAAGAAGAATGGGATGTTGCAAAGCATTATTTAAATAGATCCTATGTGATTGATACCGCACAAAACCTACTGCATTTAGAATCGCTAGCTTTAAAACAACTAGGGATCACATACTTAAAAGCAGATGAATTCATCAGTGCTCAAAGGCTTGTCTCAGCAGCTCTTTATATACAATATTTACACAATTATAGTTCTTTAATTCCCGAAACAGCTACCCTCTTAGCTGAAATATATTATAAACAGGGTAAGTATACGGAAGCATTAAATATTTTAAATAATAGTGAATATACAACAAAAGAAATAGGTGATACCAATTTACTCTCGAGAATCTATTTATTAAAATCATCTATTTTAGACATTCTCAACCAGCATGACAAAGCCTATAAATACCTTAAAAACTCCGTGAAAATATCTGATAGTATTTTTAATATTGAAAGCTCCAAAAGCATCATGAACCTAGAATTAGCCTATCAGACAGAAAAAAAAGAAAAACAGATTGACGAACTAAAATTTAATGATTCCCTTCGTCAGGAGCAATTGAAAAGCAAATCCATTCAACTTTATCTACTAATAGTTATAGCTATCCTCATCTTAATTATCATGATCTACGTCCTATTATATATTAGGAGGAGGCACTTTAAAGAAACAGAGCAAAGAGAAAAACAATTCCTGCAAGATAGATTTGAAGCAGAAGAACGAGCCAAAGACAAGATAGCACGAGATTTACATGACGACATAGGAGGTCAGATGATTGGAATGATCCTCCAATTTCAATCGGCCAATAAGTTGGACGAAAAAGAAATAGGTCAATTACAAAATATCTATATGGATGTTAGGAGGCTATCGCACAGCTTAAACGAACCTATTTTTAGTGAGATTACATTACAAGAGAAAATCAGAAATTACCTGTCAGAACTCAAAGCACACGCCCCTTTTCAAACCCAATTTATTGATGATTTCAGCCCAAAATGGGATACTATTCTAGGTTATCAAGATTTACAAAGAAATCTATATAGAATTATTCAAGAGCAGCTGACTAATACTTTAAAACATGCCCAAGCTACAGAAGTAGATATACAACTTTTAAACGAGGATCAGCACTTAATAATGATATATGAAGACAATGGAATTGGATTGGATTCAGTAGAATCCAAAGATGGCCAATTAAAATTTAACACCATCCGAAAAAGGGTCAAACTTTTTACAGGAGAATTCGAGTTCAATAGTCAAAAAGGACATGGGGTATTTATGATGATTAGAATCCCACTTCAATTCAAAAAATAGAAATTCCAAGTCAGAAGAAATCCAGTTCTACGAAATTCATATATCTTTGCCGCAACCGATATACATAAACCAGCATGAGAAAATCAATAAAAATATTAATCTGTGATGACCACGAACTTATTCTTACTGGAATAAGGCAAGTGCTCAGTGGTCACTCTTTCGTTGATTCTGTGGTATCTGTACATGATGGAATAGAAGCTCAAAAGGCACTTAAAAATAATGTTTTTCATGTGGTTATCTCAGATGTATCCATGCCCGAAATGGATGGCATTAGTTTGAGTGAATACATCAAAACGGAGTATCCCGACATTAAACTCATCATGTTAACTCAGTTTACGGATATGCAAGTTTTAAAACAACTCCTTAAAAACAATGT encodes the following:
- a CDS encoding porin family protein, whose protein sequence is MNNLKKQALVITLSLIVSLGAFAQKAHYGVKAGANFAVQSEIADYANNNNIRTGLTVGVFGNYTLNDKVSFQAELNYDQKGGKTDDATLKYDYLSVPVLFKYSLGKSDKTALKFNVNLGPYAAFLLQSEVEISDQTIDMKDQTEDFELGGILGFGMKYPVGKQNLVLDLRMGLGFTQFDKVDSTPNNKYIGLTLGYEF
- a CDS encoding tetratricopeptide repeat protein codes for the protein MVILKKAIPILALIFIMTGNLGFSQTKVDSIISEIDTTKNLYRKTTKQLHIAESYMRDRPHDAIEYAESALNNSLLLKDTMLILNAYKSLIISFSGTNGCDQVKDYYPFGFTYARTAKDSASYYADMGVVFTICGNLREAEVNYHKAMLLYKQMDDKINVAVLMTNMGVTYARNGQYYQASSNYLKALQISEEMKDEESIATTYQNMGEVMALQKQYDKAVGYYNSALNIYQKHKNQADMAAVYLNLGQIYIEQEEWDVAKHYLNRSYVIDTAQNLLHLESLALKQLGITYLKADEFISAQRLVSAALYIQYLHNYSSLIPETATLLAEIYYKQGKYTEALNILNNSEYTTKEIGDTNLLSRIYLLKSSILDILNQHDKAYKYLKNSVKISDSIFNIESSKSIMNLELAYQTEKKEKQIDELKFNDSLRQEQLKSKSIQLYLLIVIAILILIIMIYVLLYIRRRHFKETEQREKQFLQDRFEAEERAKDKIARDLHDDIGGQMIGMILQFQSANKLDEKEIGQLQNIYMDVRRLSHSLNEPIFSEITLQEKIRNYLSELKAHAPFQTQFIDDFSPKWDTILGYQDLQRNLYRIIQEQLTNTLKHAQATEVDIQLLNEDQHLIMIYEDNGIGLDSVESKDGQLKFNTIRKRVKLFTGEFEFNSQKGHGVFMMIRIPLQFKK